Proteins from a single region of Hordeum vulgare subsp. vulgare chromosome 6H, MorexV3_pseudomolecules_assembly, whole genome shotgun sequence:
- the LOC123403129 gene encoding ADP-ribosylation factor-like protein 8c yields the protein MGLWDSLLNWLRSLFFKQEMELSLVGLQNAGKTSLVNSIATGGYSEDMIPTVGFNMRKVTKGNVTIKLWDLGGQRRFRTMWERYCRGVTAILYVVDAADRDSVPIAKSELHDLLTKQSLSGIPLLILGNKIDKSEALSKPALVDQLGLESIKDREVCCYMISCKDSVNIDVVMDWLIKHSKTAN from the exons ATGGGGCTCTGGGACTCGCTCCTCAACTGGCTCCGAAG CCTGTTCTTTAAGCAGGAGATGGAGCTCTCCCTGGTTGGCCTACAGAATGCTGGGAAGACATCTCTAGTCAATTCAATTGCT ACTGGTGGCTACAGTGAGGACATGATTCCAACT GTAGGCTTTAATATGCGGAAAGTCACTAAGGGAAATGTCACAATTAAACTTTGGGATCTTGGAGGGCAACGCAGATTCCGAACTATGTGGGAGCGCTACTGTCGCGGTGTTACTGCTATTCT ATACGTTGTCGATGCTGCTGACCGGGATAGCGTTCCGATTGCTAAAAGTGAACTGCATGACCTGCTGACAAAACAATCTTTATCTGGGATCCCCTTACTTATCCTTGGCAACAAAATTGACAAGTCAGAGGCACTTTCTAAGCCGGCATTGGTTGATCAACT AGGTCTGGAATCTATAAAGGATCGTGAAGTTTGCTGCTACATGATCTCTTGCAAGGACTCGGTGAACATAGATGTTGTCATGGATTGGCTCATCAAGCATTCAAAGACAGCAAATTAG